A portion of the Krasilnikovia cinnamomea genome contains these proteins:
- the argG gene encoding argininosuccinate synthase produces the protein MSKVLRKLPVGERIGIAFSGGLDTSVAVAWMRDRGAIPFAYTADVGQYDEPDLADVPDRALAYGAEQARLIDCRAALVEEGLAALACGAFHIRSGPQTYFNTTPLGRAVVGTLLVRAMRDDDISIWGDGSTFKGNDIERFYRYGLLANPGLRIYKPWLDGEFVAELGGRQEMSTWLARHDLPYRDSAEKAYSTDANIWGATHEAKRLEHLDTSMELVSPIMGVAFWDPTVDIAAEDVTVEFAHGRPVTVNGREFASPVELVHEANTIGGRHGLGMSDQIENRVIEAKSRGVYEAPGMALLHIAYERLLNAIHNEDSVAMYHTEGRRLGRLLYEGRWFDPQALMIRESLDRWIGFPITGSVTIRLRRGADYTIVDTNGPQFSYHPEKLSMERSHYPAFSPDDRIGQLTMRNLDIADSRDKLEQYAAHGQLPPGGGLIGELTLGGAATIARIGGAEPEFVEADALDRAAIESGTD, from the coding sequence ATGTCGAAGGTCCTCAGAAAACTGCCGGTCGGCGAACGGATCGGAATCGCGTTCTCCGGTGGGCTCGACACCTCCGTCGCGGTTGCCTGGATGCGGGACCGGGGTGCTATTCCTTTCGCCTATACCGCCGATGTCGGCCAATACGACGAGCCGGATCTGGCGGATGTGCCCGACCGCGCGCTCGCCTACGGCGCCGAGCAGGCGCGCCTGATCGACTGCCGGGCGGCGCTGGTCGAGGAGGGCCTGGCGGCGCTGGCATGTGGCGCCTTCCACATCCGCTCGGGTCCGCAGACGTACTTCAACACCACGCCGCTGGGCCGGGCCGTGGTCGGCACGCTGCTGGTGCGGGCGATGCGGGACGACGACATCTCGATCTGGGGCGACGGGTCCACCTTCAAGGGCAACGACATCGAACGGTTCTACCGGTACGGCCTGCTGGCCAACCCCGGCCTGCGTATCTACAAGCCCTGGCTGGACGGCGAGTTCGTCGCGGAGCTGGGTGGCCGGCAGGAGATGTCGACCTGGCTGGCCCGGCACGACCTGCCCTACCGCGACTCGGCCGAGAAGGCGTACTCGACGGACGCCAACATCTGGGGTGCCACCCACGAGGCCAAGCGGCTCGAACACCTCGACACCTCCATGGAACTGGTGTCCCCGATCATGGGCGTGGCGTTCTGGGATCCCACGGTGGACATCGCGGCCGAGGACGTGACCGTGGAGTTCGCGCACGGCCGCCCCGTGACCGTCAACGGCCGGGAGTTCGCCTCCCCGGTCGAGCTGGTGCACGAGGCCAACACCATCGGCGGCCGACACGGGCTGGGCATGTCGGATCAGATCGAGAACCGGGTCATCGAGGCCAAGAGCCGCGGCGTCTACGAGGCCCCCGGCATGGCGCTGCTGCACATCGCGTACGAGCGGCTGCTGAACGCGATCCACAACGAGGACAGCGTGGCGATGTACCACACCGAGGGGCGCAGGCTCGGCCGCCTGCTCTACGAGGGCCGGTGGTTCGACCCGCAGGCGCTGATGATCCGGGAGAGCCTGGACCGCTGGATCGGCTTTCCCATCACGGGCAGCGTCACCATCCGGCTGCGCCGCGGCGCCGACTACACCATCGTCGACACCAACGGCCCGCAGTTCAGCTACCACCCCGAGAAGCTCTCGATGGAGCGCAGCCACTACCCGGCGTTCAGCCCGGACGACCGGATCGGCCAGCTGACCATGCGCAACCTCGACATCGCCGACTCGCGCGACAAGCTGGAGCAGTACGCCGCGCACGGTCAGTTGCCGCCGGGCGGCGGCCTCATCGGTGAACTGACCCTCGGCGGCGCGGCGACCATCGCCCGGATCGGCGGGGCGGAACCCGAGTTCGTCGAGGCCGACGCGCTCGACCGCGCCGCGATCGAATCCGGCACCGACTGA
- a CDS encoding MBL fold metallo-hydrolase → MTDYVGTAPGVRELAALTITKVSVGPMDNNSYLLRCRATGAQLLVDAANEPRKLVELCGGRLDAIVTTHQHRDHWENGLADVVAATGARTYAGAPDVAGIAVPTDVPLQDGEVVRWGEVAVEVIRLTGHTPGSVALLYEDPAGHPHLFTGDSLFPGGPGRTTNPAEFDSLMTDLETKVFGRLPDETWFYPGHGRDSTLGKERPAIPEWRSRGW, encoded by the coding sequence GTGACAGACTATGTCGGTACCGCGCCGGGGGTGCGCGAGCTGGCCGCGCTGACCATCACCAAGGTGTCGGTCGGTCCCATGGACAACAACAGCTATCTGCTGCGCTGCCGGGCGACGGGCGCGCAGCTGCTGGTGGACGCGGCGAACGAACCCAGGAAGCTGGTCGAGCTGTGCGGCGGGCGGCTCGACGCCATCGTCACCACCCACCAGCACCGGGACCACTGGGAGAACGGGCTCGCCGACGTCGTGGCCGCGACCGGCGCCCGCACGTACGCGGGCGCGCCCGATGTGGCGGGCATCGCCGTGCCCACCGACGTGCCGTTGCAGGACGGGGAGGTCGTCCGGTGGGGCGAGGTCGCCGTCGAGGTGATTCGGCTGACCGGGCACACCCCCGGCTCGGTCGCCCTGCTGTATGAGGACCCGGCGGGCCACCCGCACCTGTTCACGGGCGACTCGCTGTTCCCCGGGGGTCCTGGCCGGACAACAAACCCGGCGGAATTCGACTCGCTCATGACGGACCTGGAGACCAAGGTCTTCGGCCGGCTTCCCGACGAGACCTGGTTCTACCCGGGTCACGGGCGGGACAGCACGCTCGGCAAGGAGCGGCCGGCGATCCCGGAGTGGCGATCCCGCGGCTGGTAG